tttgctATTTAATATATCATACAGGTAGTGGCGAAGCTAAGATGATAATCTTAGGGGGCAAGTTAAAATTTGATTGTTGGAGAATCTTCATTGAGCACTGGTCAACTAGCATCACAAATATCATTACTTTTCCTTTTAAAAGAGTATCAATTGTCTTTACCTTCTTccattttttgcaatttaattttataaaattataaaaaattaagacGACTGTAACATCTAATAACGACAATTtcagaaaatgaaaaaatttcacCGAGAACAAGTGAAACAAGGCATAGCAAGTCATATCTAAAAAGTAAATGGTGAATAAAGAACTGCACTAAAAGGAGAAAATTAGCAAAACAAGTAGGCATAAACATTGTTGAAGCGCCCCGAATGCATCATCCATCGCCTTATTTCCTATACTACTTCCTGGTTTGGATGAAAAATCAACCAAAAGAATCAAAATGCTCCTTCGTGGAAGGACCCCCAAAATTCTGActcttactattattattattatatccaCTAGGCCCCCAATTTGCACTACTTTTTGGCAATGAATCAGCCAAATTCTCCCATTGAATACAGGCTTTTTCTTAAATTGGGATTACCATTTTTTGAAGGGACATTAGAATTACTATACATTTTTCCTTGTCCAAAAGCAGAGCTAACCGAATCCCCAAACAAATTAGGGTTCTTGTTAACAATTCCAATCCCAGAACGATTACCTGCTCAAGGACCCGACGAGGTCCAGCTCTTTCCGAAAATGTCACCCACCGTGGAAGTGGGTCCAGATAACCTGGAATGGCTTCATTCGGGGCGAGTTGGTGGGTCACGATTAGTTGGGTTGCCAAGCGGGCTTTGATTGTACAGTAGATGAATAAGATGAAGTTGAAGACAGGGTTTTGTTCTTTTGGTCATTGAGGGATTTGAGTTGATCTGAGGCCGAGATCGAAGGTTCAACGAAGCTGATGAACTATAGCGTACCTTTGCAAATGTGATCGGAGGCgttgactgtaacaccccaaaagtCGTTACAGTTTAAAAGTTATGAAAAATTGAGATTTTATCCTCGATAAAGTGaaaaaagtgaaataaaataaataaataaatgaaataaaagtgatAAAAGGGGGAGAAGTTGagttatatcaattaaaaatttgattaagaagTATATTACCATGTATTGATTCAAGTAAGGACAAAATTGCAAATGTGAGAAAAGTTGTGGCCTAAGAGTAATGACTCAAAAATTAAGAGGCTAAAGTGTAAATAGGAAAAACTTGAAGAGTCATCAATGTAAATATTTAAAGGTGAAATGATACCCaaggaaaatggataaattaagaCCAAATTAAATAAGTAGAAAAAGCACGAGGGATTCAATGGAGGAATTTTGAAAGATCAAATAATCATTAGCAACAAAAATAATGTTGAAGGGTAATGAcaatgttgatgatattttagtgaTGTTTTTTAAATacagaaacaaaacaaaacaaaggaTCTGCGTAGTGCTTAAGGCTGGTCTAAGTATTTAGAATCATTTTTTCAAAGCAATGTTACCCAACCTCATAATTTCCACCCCTAAAAGAACCCGCACCATCAAACAAAAATGGATACAAGGACCCGATCCAACAAAAATCCTCCAAATATACAAAAACATACCCGTATCATACACTTACCAGTCCATATAAGATTTCAACCAACATTGATGCACTACTAGTCAAAAGCAAAAGAACTAGAAGTTTATAAAAAGCAGTGTCATGGACCAGTTTTTACTGCAAGAAATCAACAATTATATGCAAATGTTCATATTTCCCAACTTTCATAAATATGCTAGATAAACATGTATGAACTCATCACCATCAAACAAGATATATGTCAACCAATAGCATTTTACTCTAAAAGTTTCCTAAATCAAGGAAAAGGCCAGACCAACACGGTGAACCTAAAAAAGGGAAGAAGATGTAGATGGCAGTGGTGATTGGTTTCTTGTTACCATAGTCTCGAAAAGGTTATCTTCTTATATGCCTATCACCACGTCCTCGAACTCTGCTGCCGCTGGATGGCTGCACCGAGCTTGTATATTGTGGTCTATGAATGACTTTCCCATCAACAAACAAATCCCCTGATAATCAATCCACcaagaaaagagattaaatttgtTGACAATGGGAATTTCAATGGCTATAAGCAACAAACATAATCTTTTAACTCTTGAATTCTTTAAACTACCCACCTCCATAATCTTTGTTCGGAACATCGAGATACGAATCCGGTAAAACCCAGAGTACACGAGGTAACCCTATAGAAACATAATGTCAATTGTATGAAAAAGATTGATTTTAGAACAAAGTGGCTGGCTCATCAATGATAAGCTCAAAACCACTCACAAAAACAAATGACTAacaatttagaaattttaaaatctaaaactaCCATGGAGGCCATTGTACTAAGAGTTAGATTACACTTTGCCCCCTTTACTCAGAAAATGGACAAGTTAGTccttgtatgttagatcaaagagcaaactagtcctTCTCTTAAGAATTACAGGGGCTAGTTtgctattttttgagtaaaaaaagGCAAAATATAATCCAAATTCTGTGCACTTCAAAACAATTGGGGAAAGAGGGGGAACCGTTTAAACCctaataaaatagtataaaaagtAATAACATTGGGAGATTTAAAGCCCTAAAACAGCTAATAAAACATCACACGCAATGAAAATCAATGTTAATTCttactctctctctttttcttttcttttttctgaaAACCCATTGCTTCAGAAAACACAATTCTTCTTCTAAGTACactaaaaaaaagaggaaaaaagaaagaaaaccatgtaaaccttaaaccctaataaaTGAGAAATGAAAGTACCTTTAACTTTATAAGACAACTCCTCAGAAATCAAAGCACCAAACCCAGTATACCTCGTTGTACAAACAGAGTATATTCTCTTTTTCGCTTCCTCTTCACTACAAGATTAgaacaaacaaaaaagaaaaagaaaacccaattCTCAAATTCCCCGAAACCCCccaaaattaatgaaatttgaaggaattgtaattatttaaaaacctGCCGACAACAGAAGCGAGGGTTTTAACATAGGCATCGATCATTTCTTCTTCGGAAGGTTTTGGGTCTTCTGGGAATTCCAAAACGATAAGCCAATGCTCATAATCACAGCCATCGAGGAGAATCGTTTCTTTCGGCGGTCGGTTACTCCAGTTAGGAGATGGGTCGTTCAAAGGCGAGTAACCGGATGCGGATGTCTTGGTTCGGGTCAGGATTTTGGTTGCTTCGGGGATAAAAACTGGGGTTTTGTTGAGGAGAGCAACTG
This window of the Gossypium hirsutum isolate 1008001.06 chromosome A09, Gossypium_hirsutum_v2.1, whole genome shotgun sequence genome carries:
- the LOC107940909 gene encoding multiple organellar RNA editing factor 3, mitochondrial, which codes for MASVNARRSLSNLLSRALSSSSSFPSHSRLTVALLNKTPVFIPEATKILTRTKTSASGYSPLNDPSPNWSNRPPKETILLDGCDYEHWLIVLEFPEDPKPSEEEMIDAYVKTLASVVGSEEEAKKRIYSVCTTRYTGFGALISEELSYKVKGLPRVLWVLPDSYLDVPNKDYGGDLFVDGKVIHRPQYTSSVQPSSGSRVRGRGDRHIRR